The stretch of DNA GCAAACGGATCAATGGATGTTGGTCAGGCACTGCTGGCCTTATCGGCGCTATTGATCTTGTCTGCACTGCTGCGAAAGAATGTTGTCTGTGGTATCTGGCAGAAGGATGTCCCGCCATTTACTTGCCCGAAGCAAGTGACCCAGAGTTATTCAGACCCCTCTCTGAACCAAAACAATACGATGTTTGCTTTGTAGGGGCGAATTATGGAATACGGAGTAAGATTGTAAAGGCAATAGAAAAAAAAGGGGTACATGTTACCCGCTATGGAAATGGCTGGCCAAACGGAAGAATAGATATAGAAAAAATACCCGGACTTTTTGCCCGATCCCGAATTATTCTGGGAGTTGGAACTATTGGTTATTGCTCAGATTTTTATGCCTTAAAGCTGCGGGACTTTGATGGACCTATGTCAGGAAGTCTCTATCTCACCCATGACAATCCTGATCTGTATGAACTGTTTGATGTTGGCCGTGAGATTGTAACCTACCGTACCCCTGATGAATGCGTTGATAAGGTACTCTATTATCTTCACCACTTAGATGAAGCCCTGGCAATAGGAGAGGCTGGCAGGAAAAAGGCGGTCAGGGAACACACGTGGGAGAAGAGATTTGAAAAGATGTTAAAAGTTATCGGTCTAAGATAGGTGTAGATCTCGTTTCCTTAACCGGTCCATAACCGAGTGACAGGAGTATGCTAATGACGACTATCTCTGTTATTATGTCCGCGCATAATGAATGTGATTATATAGGTGCAGCTATCCGAAGTATTCAGCAACAGGACATGAGTGACTGGGAACTCATAATAATAGATGACGGTTCTACAGATAATACCTATAATACCATAAAGCACCTGCCTGAAAAGGATCCACGCATCAAACTGATGAGAAATATCCATAATCTTGGTTTGGCTGCTAGCCTCAATAAGGCTCTTGCCAATGCCAGAGGCCAGTTCATTGCACGTATGGACGGAGATGATGTGAGCCTACCCACGAGGTTTAGCCATCAGTTGTCATTTCTCCAAGAACATCCGGACATAGATGTTCTTGGAGCAGGAATGATAGAAATTGATTCGAGGGGGCACCCCATACGCGAAACCTATTGTCCAGAAAAGCACGAAGAAATCATATCCCATATTTATAAGGAGTGTCCTTTCATCCACCCAACAGTCATAGCCCGCCGTGAATTCTTCGACACATTGGGCGGATACAATAAGACCCTCCGTCGAGCACAGGACTATGATTTATGGCTTCGTGGGTATAAGCAATTCAGGTATCACAACCTACAGATGCCCTTAATTTATTATCGCCGATCGGCTTCAGATTATCGGAGTTCGGCGTATTCAT from bacterium encodes:
- a CDS encoding glycosyltransferase, whose translation is MTTISVIMSAHNECDYIGAAIRSIQQQDMSDWELIIIDDGSTDNTYNTIKHLPEKDPRIKLMRNIHNLGLAASLNKALANARGQFIARMDGDDVSLPTRFSHQLSFLQEHPDIDVLGAGMIEIDSRGHPIRETYCPEKHEEIISHIYKECPFIHPTVIARREFFDTLGGYNKTLRRAQDYDLWLRGYKQFRYHNLQMPLIYYRRSASDYRSSAYSSYVLWRAVKRDKRLLSHGWYALRPLLAALLMTVQRKTFQTRE
- a CDS encoding glycosyltransferase produces the protein MPSIKNSLKKISLLYAINKYWKATLCNRRYVSLQAYYKKLAARKKIYYREADIPCLVADIFARRNFHPMPVPKGELRILYVGTVAGQDFGGIIQGLRKFGKVTPFTHKSGKYGQYYGSIGKDKRRENGTRLLEMVQEAQKTDPFHLVIGQMWAYSMSPDALQRVRHLGIPVVNISMDDRHAFYGKRINGCWSGTAGLIGAIDLVCTAAKECCLWYLAEGCPAIYLPEASDPELFRPLSEPKQYDVCFVGANYGIRSKIVKAIEKKGVHVTRYGNGWPNGRIDIEKIPGLFARSRIILGVGTIGYCSDFYALKLRDFDGPMSGSLYLTHDNPDLYELFDVGREIVTYRTPDECVDKVLYYLHHLDEALAIGEAGRKKAVREHTWEKRFEKMLKVIGLR